TTTGTGGCGGCAGGCGGCGACGCTTCGGCGGGTGACGCAGCGGTCAAGGGCGTGGACCGTGCGACCAGTGAGCAGATGAGCGAGCTGGTGGTAGAGCTGCATAAACTGGGCGATGAACAATCGGCGCTGATCAGTGCCGGTGCCGATCGCACGATCATGCTGGGCACGGTGATCATGCTTGTCTCGGGGCTGCTGGTCTGGCTGCTGAGCCTGTGGCTGATCAACCGCAACCTGGTACAGCCCATCCGTAACCTGATCGAATACGTGACTCAACTGAGCCGCGGGCGTTTTGGCGAACGCGTCACCAGCACCCGCCAGGATGAGTTGGGCGACCTGGCCCTGGCGGCGAATACGCTGCGCGATTTCCTCGCCGAAACCTTCACGCGCCTGCAACGCAGTGCGACGGAGCTGGACAGCGCCAGCGGTGAGCTCAATGCCATCGCCAGCCTGATGAGCCAGGGGACGAGCGAACAATTCGAACGCACCGATCAGGTGGCGACGGCGATGAACGAAATGTCCGCCACCGCCCAGGAAGTCGCCCGCCATGCCGCCGACGCCGCTCGGGCCGCCGATGAGGCCGATCACTCGGCGCAACAGGGCGAGAAGGTGATGCAAGGCACCATCCACACCATCACCCAGATGCGCGGCGAAATCGCCAACACCGCCACGGTCATTCGTCGCCTGGAAACCGACAGCGGTCGCATCGGCAAGGTGCTGGAAGTCATTCGCGGAATTGCCGAACAGACCAACCTGCTGGCCCTCAATGCCGCCATCGAAGCCGCTCGAGCCGGTGAGGCAGGGCGTGGTTTTGCGGTGGTCGCCGATGAAGTACGCAGCCTCGCCCAGCGCACGGCGTCGTCGATCATCGAGATCAACCAGATCATCCAGACGGTGCAAACCGGTGCGGTGGACGCGGCCCAAGCCATCGAAAGCGGGCAGTCGCGCAGCGAAGAAAGTGTCGAGCAAGTGACTCAGGCCGGCGAAATGCTCGAACGCATCACTCATGCGGTCGAAGCGATTCGCGACATGAACCGCCAGATTGCCACCGCTGCGGAGGAACAGACTTCCGTTGCCGAAGACATCTCGCGCAACCTGACTGAAATCACCTGCATCGCGAGCACCAACCTGGACAACGTCCAACGTACCGAAGCGGCGAGCCGGGATCTGCACGGGCTGTCTGGGCAGTTGAACGAAGTGACGGCGCGGTTGAGTGCCTGAGCGCATTGACCTGACGGGAGTAGGCGTGTTTGGTCTGGGGACATGGTTGACACCTGTGGCGAGGGAGCAAGCTCCCTCGCCACAAAGGCTTATGCATACCTGAGGTGCATCAATCTCAATAATCGCGCCGCTTGCGAAACGCCCAGCGGCCGGCGATCACGGTGAAAGTCGCCACCAGTGCGACCAGGATCCAGAAGCCGTGGTCATCACCGGCCAACGGCACGCCGCCGACGTTCATGCCAAAGAAACCGGCGATGATGTTGATGGGCAGCGCGAGCACCGTAACCACGGTCAGGGTGAACAAGGTGCGGTTGCTTTGCTCGTTGAGATTGGCGGCGATTTCTTCCTGCAACAACTTGATCCGCTCGCCGAGAGCGGTGAGGTCGTTGATGATCAACGCGAACTCCTCGGTGGATTTGCGCAGCTCCTTGACGTCTTCTTTCTGCAGCCATTGCGGCGGGCGGTTGAGCAGGCGCAGCAGCGAACCGGGCTCCAGCGCCAGCAAGCGTTGCAGGCGCACCAGTACCCGGCGGTGGCTGCCCAGTTCGGCGCGGTTGTTGGATACGCGCGACGACAGCAATTGATCCTCGATCTGATCGACGCTGAGGCTGGTCTTGCGCACGATCTGGGTCAGCACCTCGCCCTGGTCGCGCAGCAAATGCACGAGCAGTTCCAACGGTGAGCGAAAGCACTCGCCAGCCTTCACCGATGAGCGCAGCTTGTCGACCGAATGCAAAGGCTGCAATCGTGCGCTGATGATCAAGCGACTGTGGACGCACACCCACAGTGTGGAGACATCCGAGGACACCAAGTTGCTGAGGTTGAACACCACGTCATTCACCACCGCCAGCAGCGCCGAGTCCACGTGCTCGATGCGCGTCGAGCGCGAGCCTTCGTGCAGGGCTTCGAAAAACTCATCGGGCAAGGCCAGATGGTTTTTCATCCAGCGCTCGCAAGCGGCATGAGCCAGGTTCAGGTGCAGCCAGAGGAATTCATCGGCATCCTCCGGTTGCTGCAGGCTTCGCAGGGCCTGGGCCGAATCGATCTCTCGCCCGCGTTCGCCGGGGCGGAAGCGAAACCCGTAGAGCAGGCCGAACAGGTCCGGATCGCGGTGGCTTTGATCGATGCTGTGATTCATGCGGGCTCGCTGGCGGGAGTGCCTGTCGTGGCGATGACAGGTTCACTAGAGCGGCATCATTGCAGGGTTTTTTGATGGTTTTGTGACAGTTGCGCTGTGTTGCCTGGATCGGCAGCTATTTACAGTGCGCAAAAGAGCCGCGCAACTTGAAAGTTGCGCGGCTCTTTCTTTTACCAAAGGATCAAGTGTCTTGCTTGTCGGACAGGACTTTGCCGGTAGTTGCGTCGAAGTCCACGTCAAACTCTTTGCCATCGGCCGTTTTCAGTTCCACTTCATACTCATAGCCGTTGAAGTGGTTATCCAGGTCGGTGTCGGTGATGGTAGCGCCCGGGTGCAACTTCAGGGCTTCGGCATTCATCGATTCAAGGGATTTGATCTTGCCGTCCTTGACCAACTGGGGAATCTGGTCGATGCGGACATCAGCCTGGGCCAAGCCAGCGGTAAGGGTCAGTGCAGCGGCAGTAAACAGGGCAGTCAACGTTTTCATGAGGTCTTTCCTTGGTGTCGTTAAAGGGTGAGTCGTTTAAGTGGTTTCAGATTATCTCTGGCAACTTAATTCACCCTTAATTCGAAAAACTTGCATCGACTGCACCGATCCGACCCAGATTCCTCAGTAACCGTTCTTCCCTAACAGCTGCGTCACACTGCCTGTCTCGGGACGCTTGAAGTACTTGAGCAGTTCGCTGGCCCGATTGGTGAAAATGCCATCTACGCCGGCCTCCAGCACTTTCTTGAAATCCACCGGCTCATCCACAGTGTAGACGTGCACCAGCAGGCCCTGATCGTGGGTGTATTGATTCATCCATGGCTGCACCAGATCCGCATAGCTCTGGCTGCCGCCACCGGACAACGCCGCTGAAGGCCCGGTGCCAATGGCGCCGTGGGCCTTGGCGTATTGGACCCATTGCTCGAACTCGGCCTTGTCCTTGGGCTCTTGCTTGGCGTAATACGCTGCTTTGTCGGATTCGCCGGACTCGGCAAACGTTACCTTGGACTTGGGTTCGATATTGCCTTCGCCGACCCACAGCAGCAGGATTTTTGGCACCTTGGGCATTTCCTGATGCAGCAGTTCCAGGCTGCTCTTCTCGAAAGTCTGCAAGACTACTTTGCCCTTGCCCTGGCCCACGCCGATGGCGCCCTTGGCCAGCTTGGAGCCTGCCGGGCTCAACCAGCCGCGATCTTGCAGCTTGTCCTTCAGGTCACGCTCGATGCCTGGAAACAGCTTGGGCTCCTTGGTCTCGATGTACAGCCCCGGTTTGTGCTGCGGGTTGCCCTCGGCAATGTTGATGACTTCATCCAGCGTCAGGATTTTCAGGCCCGCGAATGAAGGACGAGCGCGGTCCGGGTAGGCCGCGTTGAACCAACTGCCGGCGTCCAGCGTCTTGAGCTCGGCCATGGTGAACTCATTGGCGGTCTTGTCCTTGCGCTCGGGAAACCTGGTCGCGACATCGGTGGTGCGCAACAGGCTGTCGTCGTGCAAGACGAACAGCACGCCGTCCTTGCTACGTTGCAGGTCCAGTTCCAGATAATCGGCGCCCAGGTCACGCGCCAATTTGTAGGCCGCGGCGGTGGACTCCGGGGCATCGAACGATGCGCCGCGATGGGCGATGACCGCCGGGTGGGGGATACCTTGCAGGGTTGCCAGGGCCTTGGGACTTGGGGTTTCGGCGGCGTGTGCCGGACCGAGTCCGAGCATCACACTCAGCATCAACGCGCTACGGGTCAAGGTGACAGGCATGTTCGAGATCCTTTCGTGGGGTAAAAATCACTCTTTTATCAACTGAACGCGTTCGGCGCTATCGCCGGACCGACATAAACCTGCGTGATACAGATCTTCCCCTCGTTTCGAGCGCCCATGCGGACCGTTTGGCTCAGGGTTATTTCCTGCATCACCGGAATCGAAGTCCAGCGACATTTATTACAAGAAAACTTCCGCGTGCAGCGATTCGCTCCGTGGAAACGACCGCAGGCGTTTGTTTTCCCCTGGCTTGTCTGGCTCGGCTAAAAATCGAGCAATATGGCTTAACAGTTCCAACGGTGCCTTTGTTTTTCTGGGCTCTTACTATGAGCAGCAGAGCGAAACGGCTCGCTCGTATTCCATATCAAGGGACTGACATGACTAATCGATACACCGGGTGGATGACTAAGTTAGGGGTTCTATCTTTCATTGCTTTTGCTGTTCAGGCGCAGTCTTCAATAAGTGAAGATAACAGCCAGGCCTATGAGTATTTGAATGTCACGGAACTCAATCAAAGACTGACTGACAACCAACTTACTTCGGTTGAGCTGGTGAACTATCTGAACAATCGGATCCAGGCTCTGGACAAGGAAGGCCCTCACCTCAAAGCGGTTCTCGAACTGAATCCTCAGGCTCTGGCAGACGCAGCGTTACGTGACAGTGAGCGCGCGAGCGGTAGCATTCGAGGCCCACTGCACGGTATTCCGGTATTGATCAAAGACAATATCGACACCGCAGACTTGATGCAGACCACCGCCGGTTCTCTGGCGATGGCAGGGTTGCCGGCCGCGCAAGATGCGTTCGTCATCCAGCAGCTGCGCGACGCCGGCGCCATCATCCTGGGCAAAGCCAACATGAGCGAGTGGGCTGGCATGAGGGACCCAGAAGCGCCACGGGGTTGGAGCGGTCGGGGTGGACAAGGGCTCAACCCCCACGTGTTAAGCGCAGGCCCCTGCGGTTCCAGCTCTGGCCCGGCTTCCGCTCTGGCTGCGGGGTTTGCGCCACTTTCAGTGGGCACTGAGACCAATGGCTCGATCATCTGCCCGTCTGCTGACAATGGGATCGTTGGTCTCAAGCCCAGTCTTGGCTTGGTGAGTCGCTCCGGTGTCATTCCAATTACCCGGCGGCAGGATACCCCCGGGCCGATGGCCCGTACGGTCTACGATGTCGCTTTGCTGTTGAACCACCTGGCGGGCGCCGACCCAACCGACCCGCCTACCGCCGATGCTCCGCAAGACACGGATTACACCAGCGCTTTATCTACCGAGGCGTTGCAAGGGAAACGGATTGGCGTGTTCCTGAATAATGAGGAAACGCGCAGCGCTGCCTTTCCACTATGGCCAACCGTTATGACTACCCAGGATCGTTCGCAATGCGACTTAGGTAACGGGATGGTGCACGACCTCGGTGTTCAGTTTTGCACAGCGCTAAAAGCCATTCAGGGTAAAGGAGCGACCCTCGTTCCAGTGACCTTGAGTCTTCCAGACATGAGTGATTATTTTCAAGTAATGATGGCTGGGATGAAGCTCGAATTGCAGGCTTACTTGAACACTCGCAGCGGTTTGCCAATCGCGACCCTGAATAATCTGATTACTTTCAACGAGCAAAATCCGGGGGAAGGCAACTATGGCCAGCGGATGCTTGAGCAAGTCAATGAGCAAACCTGGAGTGAAGAACAAATAGATGCCGTATGGCTGCCGATCCAGGCCAGCTTTAAAAGCATGATCGATGCACGATTTAACGATGACACGCTGGATGCCATGGTGGCCGACTTCGACGGCGGTATTTCCCAGCCGAGCGCGGCAATAGCGGGTTACCCTGTCATCACCGTACCCTCGGGTGTAGAACCGGGCGGTGTGCCAACGTCCATATCGTTTATCGGTTCCATGTGGGGAGACGCCGGGTTATTAGCGCTTGCTTATGCCTATGAACAAGCCTCGTTGAAACTGGTCCATCCAACGTTCAGACCCTAGTCGAGGTATTGGCCTGATGATCGGGGCTGGTCGATTGTTCTTTCGACGCTTTCCGGTTCGTCAGGCTCGTTTAGTCGAGGATGCGTCGAATGGCATATTGCGATGCTTTTTCAGGTCGCTTTACAGTAATCTTGGCAACAGCAATTCCCCAACAGAGGGAAGCTTTTAAACCAGCATTCGCTTGTCTTGCGTGTAAACCATCGATCAGACGTCCTGCGGGACGCATCCATGAGGTTTACCATGCGCACCACTTCGACACTCATCTGCCAGGCCGCCGATCAACTCAAGGGTTTTGTCGGCCTGAACCGTAAGACTGGCCAGTACATTGTGCGTTTCAGCGAAGACTCTTTCGGTATGGATGTGGCCGACGACGGCATCATCCCCACCAGTGAATTTGTCTGGACCCCAGCGGCCGATGACACCCTGACCCTCAAGCGTGAGCGGATCCAGTTGCTGCTGGACCAGAATATCGACGACCGTATCAACATTACCGAACCGTTGCGGGTGTACATGGCGCGCAGCGATCTGCCGGAAATCCTGGCGATGCGGCAGTTGGTAGGGGGCTGAGCCAAGAGTCTCGAGTTGGCCAGGGAACCGGTTCGGCGTTGTCTGTTGGAGGCTATGCCTGCGCCATGGCGCAGGCTTGGACAAACGCGCGGACCAGCGGTGGTACGCGTCCTTCCAGCGCAGCACGCTCGGGCTGGAACAGCGTCGCGACAAAGAACGGATGATCGCGCAACTCTACAGCGCGCAAGTCGGCGGCCGAATCCCGGGCGACGGCATGCAAGCGTTCGCTCAGCAAGTCTCGCTCGAAGTGTGGATTGACGCCGAAACGGCAGTGGTAGCCCTCGAAAACCGTCCGGCGACCATAGGCCTTGGCAATCAACGAGTCCGCTTCCAGCTGCAAGCTGTCGATGGTTTCGACCAGGGCACAGCTCAGCGGCGTCAGCAGTGCTCGTTCCGCTTCTGGTGAGGTTTCACCATGAACGGCATCGACCCAGCCCATTACGTTGCGGGCATATTCCAGCACAGCATGTTGAAAGCCGCCGCAGGTGCCCAAGAAAGGGCGACGCTGTTCGCGGGCAAAACGAATGGCACGCAAGGCGCCGTCTTCGTTTTGGTAAGGGCTGCCGGGCACGCACCAGACACCGTCGAAGTGCTCCAGCACAGCGTTCTCGGTAATGAGCGGCGTTGCCAGCCATTGTAAACGGATGGAATGACCGGTTTGCTTGGCAGCCAGCTCAAGTGCGAGGGGGATCGCCCGGTGCGCGGTGATGTGTGGGTCGTGGTCGCCGACCAGGGCGATGTTTAACGGATGCTGATTTTCCATGGGAGGCTCGCCGCTTGTTGATTCCTGGGCGCCAGTATAAATTGGCGTTTGTGCAATCAATATTGGCGTTTACCCAAGTGATCAATGCAGCGACGCACTATCGTCTCGACTATCCCGACCTGTCGCTGATCCTCGCGCTGGTCCGTGGCGGTTCGCTGGCCCGGGCCGCTCGGCTATTGCACGTGGACGTGTCGACGGTGTTTCGTTCGGTCCGTCGGCTGGAGGCGGCCCTGGGCCAGCCATTGTTTGAAAAGAGCCGTGCTGGATATTTGCCCACAAGCCTTGCCCAGGCGTTGGCGGAGCAGGCCGAGCGTGCCGAACAGGCGTTGGAGGCCGCGCGCGTCGGCGTGGAGCAGGGCGGCCAGGTGGTCAGCGGCACGGTGCGCCTGACGTGTACCGATGCGGTCCTGCAGGCATTGCTGTTGCCCGCGCTGGCGCGATTCATGCCCGCTTATCCAGCGTTGACGCTGGAGCTGAGCACCTCGAACGACTTCGCCAACCTCAGCCGCCGCGATGCCGACATTGCCTTGCGCCTGACCCTTGCGCCACCGGAACATCTGGTGGGGCGCAATTTGGGCCATGTGGTTTATCGGGTATGTGCTGGCGACGCGTATCTGCGCTCGACGAGTCTGCGGGACTTGGCGTCGATGACTTGGATCGCACCGGACGATTTCCTGCCCGATCACCCCACCGTGGCCTGGCGCCGCCAGCACTTGCCCGGCGTGGTGCCGGCCTATCGTTGCAATAGCATGCTTTCGGTCACCGAACTGGTGCGGGCTGGTTTGGGGGTGGCGGCACTGCCGGACTTTTTGATCGATGGCAACCACGGCCTGACGCCCATTGGCGAGCCATTGGCCGGGCATGACACGGCGCTCTGGCTCCTGACCCGACCGGACTGCCGCGCGTTGCGCTCGGTGGTGACGCTGTTCGATGAACTGGGACGCACTCTGCGGCGCAGCTGAGGTTCAGCGCTGGTAACAGGCCAGGAACATGTCCAAGGCCGATTCGATCACCTGGGCCTGTTCAGGCGATGCAAGGCTCGGTTGCCCCATGGAAATCTGCGGCCAGAACGCGAATGTCTTGATCAGCCCGTGCATCTGTTGGGCAGCAAATGCCGGGTCAACTGGTTTCAATCGGCCGGCGGCCTGGGCCATGCGAATCCAGACGGCCAAGCCTTCTTCGCGCTCGCCCATGCGCGCAACCATGTCTTGGGCCCGCTCAGGGGAGTGGATCGTTGCGGCGATGGCGATGCGCGCCAGGTCGAGAAAATTCTCGTCCGCCAGCATCTGCAGTTTGGCTTGAAGCAGCGTTCGAAGCTGATCGCGTAACGGCTGATCCGGGCTGTACGGGGTGAGCTGCTCTGCCGTGATGCTGTTCCATAGTCGATTCAGAATTTCGGCGAACAGCGCTTCCTTGCTGGGGAAGTGGTTATACACCGTGCGTTTCGAGACGCCGGCAGTCGCCGCGATCCTGTCCATGCTGGTGATCTCGAAACCGCTGCTGCGAAACTCCGCAATTGCGGATTGAAGGATGGCTTCGCGTTTTCGCTCAGTAAGGCGCTGCGGTACGGTCATGGGCATTCGTCGGTAGGAAAAAAAGAACTTACACCCGGCAGTTTACTTGTCCAGGCGATTCATGCAATCTAGAAACTACACCATGTAGTGTAGTTTTTCAGTCGGGCGGCTGTGCGCGCATCGCAACAGCCATCCAGCGTCCCACAACGGCGAAGCGCAACGTGCCGACGCCCTTGGAGTCATCGCACCATGACCACACCTTTTTCTTCGACCGAAAATCGCTCATCGCGGCATGAACAGGGCAAGTACCGCAATCATGCCGTTACGCCACGTGAGGGTTTTGGCACGACCTTGCGCGTCATCTGGAACATGATCTTCCATAAACCGCGCAACACGCGGCCCGCGGGCACCATCGACGTTCGACCGTTGACTCGCGCCGCTCTGCTGGCGGCGCCGAACCACAGCGTCTTCCGTCTCGGCCATTCCACCGTGTTGCTCAAGCTACGGGACAAATTCTGGCTGACCGACCCGGTCTTCTCCGAGCGCGCCTCGCCCGTGCAGTGGGCCGGCCCGAAGCGTTTTCATCAGCCGCCCATCAGCCTCGAGGAGCTGCCACCGATCGAAGCGGTGATCCTTTCCCATGACCATTACGACCACCTCGACCAGCACGCCATCCTGAAACTCGCTGCCAAGACTCGCTATTTCCTCGCACCGCTTGGCGTGGGCGATACCTTGGTCAAATGGGGTATCGACGCCGGGAAGGTGCGCCAGTTGGATTGGTGGCAAGGCACCGAGGTGGCGGGCATCGAATTCGTTGCCACACCGTCCCAACACTTTTCGGGGCGCGGCCTGTTCGACAGCAACGGCACGCTATGGGCCTCATGGGTAATGATCGATGGCGACAGGCGAATTTTCTTCAGTGGCGACAGCGGTTATTTCGACGGTTTCAAACGCATCGGCGAGCAATACGGGCCCTTCGACCTGACGCTGATGGAGACCGGCGCCTATAACGTCGATTGGCCGCATGTCCACATGCAGCCGGAGCAGACCTTGCAGGCCCACATCGACCTCAAAGGCCGCTGGCTGCTACCAATCCACAACGGCACGTTCGATTTGGCGATGCATGCCTGGTATGAACCCTTCGACCGCATTTTGGCCCTCGCCTGGGAGCGCAACGTTTGCATCACCACGCCGCAAATGGGCGAAGCATTCACCCTGACGCAACCGCAACGTGGCCGAGCCTGGTGGCTGGACGTGGAGCCGTCGGCTTATCAGAACCAGACCGGCATGGCCTGACGCCCCGACTCGTTTATTCGATCATTGCGTAGTCCGGCCGCTCCATCGGATCTGGCGTGGCGCCCTTGATATTCATGCCGCGTCCCGGAGCGAAACCCGGGAAGAACACCAACCCTTCGGCCTCCAGCCGGAAGGCCAGCGCCAGGCGCGTCACGTCAAGCAGCTCGCCACCGGCCTCGAAGCGTCGAATGGCCCGGACCGAGACGCCGGACTGTCGCGACAGCTCTTCGACACTCCAGCCCAGCATGGCTCGGGCCTGCTGGCTGTGAGCGGGGGTGAATTGATAGACAGCGATGCGTTCCAGGGTGGTTTTGATTGCGAGAGAGGCCATGGGGGGCTCCAAAGCTGTGGGATGAAAAAGCACTGTGTTTTTGTACAGTTGTTTTGAATCCCGATCAATCTCATTTTTTGATCAATGACCGGCGGTCTTCTCCAGCCAGGCGCTTGGGGCGTGACCCAGGACACGACGAAACATCGTGGAGAATGCCGCAGGGCTGTCGTAGCCGAGATCCAAGGCTATGCGTGTTACCGAATCCCCTTCAGCCAACCGGGCCAACGCCGACATCACACACGCCTGTTGCCGCCACTGACTGAAGCTCAACGTGGTCTGCCGGCTGAACAGGCGATTGAACGAGCGCAGGCTGATATGCACTTGCGCCGCCCATTCCACGGGCGAGGCATGGGCGTCGGGGCGTTCCAGGAACGCCTGGCACAGGCTGAGCAGGCGCGGATCCTTGGGTAGCGGAAGGTGCAGCGGAAGGTGGGCGCTGCGCAGCAATTCATGCAACAGCAGATCGATCAACGCACCGTCCCGTCCAGCCTCGTCGTAGTCCGGCGCAAGCTCGACGGCTTCCATCAACAACTGACGCATCAGGGGCGATACGCTGATGACCTGGCACCGCGTGTCCATGGCAGTTACCGCGTCCGGTTCGATGTACAAGCTGCGTGTACTCACGCCCAGCATCAGCACCTCATGGGCAACCCCGGGCGGGATCCACACCGCCCGTTGCGGCGGCACCACCCAGTTGCCGTCCGCCGTGCTGACCCGCATGACCCCGGTGGCGCCGTAGAGCAATTGTGCGCGGCGATGGCGATGCAACGGCAGCACTTGCCCATGAGCGTAATCGGTGCCGATGGCAACCACGCTCCGGGGTATCGCATCCAAGAGATCGATCGAACTGTTGCGCATCGGTTGGCCACTCATGATTGGCGTAAACGCGAACATTATTGGCCTGTTTGCTACAGCGGGCCAAGCGTCGCGTCCCTATCGTGAGGCCTTTCCATTTCCCGGATTCGCCTTGATGTTTTATGTATCGCTTTTATGCTTCGGCTGCCTGAGTGGCGTGACGGCCGTGTTGTTTGGCTTCGGCGGCGGATTCGTCGTGGTGCCCTTGCTGTACCGCATGCTCACCGTCAGCCACGGTGCCGACGACCCCATCGGCCAATCTGCAATGCACATTGCCGTGGCTACCTCGACCTGCGTCATGATCGTCAACTCACTGATCGCCACCGTGAAGCATCACCGCGCTGGGAACATCATTCGTCACTACGTGTGGCCGTTGGGCGGCTTCATCGGCCTGGGCGCTATCGTCGGAGCTGTTGCCGCGATGTGGGCAAGTAGCGAAGTCATTCGCTATGCCTTCATCATTTATTTGGGCGTGACCATTCTGGACTGCTTGTTCCGACGCGGTTTTCTGACACAGTCTGACGCCGTAGTCCCACGCCGATTGGGCTGGGCAGAGGTCTCGGCGGGCGGGATCAGCATCGGCACCATCGCCACTTTTCTGGGCGTGGGCGGCAGCGTCATGACGGTGCCGTTATTGCGCCGTTGCGGGCTGAACATGTCGCGCGCGACGTCCATGGCTAACCCGTTGAGCTTGCCGGTTGCGGTGGCCGGGACACTGACTTACATGGCTATGGCCGGGGTTGCCGAGTTTGATTTGGGGCCGCGGTTTGTCGGTT
The Pseudomonas marvdashtae genome window above contains:
- a CDS encoding AraC family transcriptional regulator, yielding MRNSSIDLLDAIPRSVVAIGTDYAHGQVLPLHRHRRAQLLYGATGVMRVSTADGNWVVPPQRAVWIPPGVAHEVLMLGVSTRSLYIEPDAVTAMDTRCQVISVSPLMRQLLMEAVELAPDYDEAGRDGALIDLLLHELLRSAHLPLHLPLPKDPRLLSLCQAFLERPDAHASPVEWAAQVHISLRSFNRLFSRQTTLSFSQWRQQACVMSALARLAEGDSVTRIALDLGYDSPAAFSTMFRRVLGHAPSAWLEKTAGH
- a CDS encoding sulfite exporter TauE/SafE family protein, encoding MFYVSLLCFGCLSGVTAVLFGFGGGFVVVPLLYRMLTVSHGADDPIGQSAMHIAVATSTCVMIVNSLIATVKHHRAGNIIRHYVWPLGGFIGLGAIVGAVAAMWASSEVIRYAFIIYLGVTILDCLFRRGFLTQSDAVVPRRLGWAEVSAGGISIGTIATFLGVGGSVMTVPLLRRCGLNMSRATSMANPLSLPVAVAGTLTYMAMAGVAEFDLGPRFVGYVDLMAFAVLTLGALVGIRLATPWIGRMPDGVHAWVYIGLLVVVMLGISIQ